The following is a genomic window from Streptomyces chrestomyceticus JCM 4735.
ATCGTCACCAACCGCGACATGGCCTTCGAGCTGGACCGCAGCCGCCAGGTGCGCGAGGTCATGACGCCGATGCCGCTGGTCACCGGCAAGGTCGGCATCTCCGGCGAGGACGCCATCGAGTTGCTGCGCCGCCACAAGATCGAGAAGCTGCCGCTGGTCGACGACTCCGGCGTCCTCAAGGGCCTGATCACGGTCAAGGACTTCGTGAAGGCCGAGAAGTACCCGAACGCGGCCAAGGACGCCGAGGGCCGGCTGGTCGTCGGTGCCGCGGTGGGCGTCGGCGACGAGGCGTTCGACCGCGCCCAGGCGCTGGTCGAGGCCGGCGCGGACTTCCTGGTCGTGGACAGCGCGCACGGCCACAGCCGCGGCATCCTCGACATGATCGCCAAGGTGAAGTCCAACGTCCGCGTCGACGTGGTCGGCGGCAACGTCGCCACCCGTGACGGCGCCCAGGCGCTGATCGACGCCGGCGCGGACGGCATCAAGGTCGGCGTCGGCCCCGGCTCCATCTGCACCACCCGCGTCGTCGCCGGCGTCGGCGTGCCGCAGGTCACCGCGATCTACGAGGCCGCGCAGGCCGCGAACGCGGCGGGCGTGCCGCTGATCGGCGACGGCGGCCTGCAGTTCTCCGGCGACATCGCCAAGGCCATCGCGGCCGGTGCCGACACGGTCATGCTGGGCTCGCTGCTGGCCGGCTGCGAGGAGTCGCCGGGCGAGATGGTCTTCATCAACGGCAAGCAGTTCAAGTCGTACCGCGGCATGGGTTCGCTGGGCGCCATGCAGTCCCGCGGCCAGGCGCGTTCCTTCTCCAAGGACCGCTACTTCCAGGACAACGTCCTCTCCGAGGACAAGCTGGTCCCCGAGGGCATCGAGGGCCAGGTCCCCTACCGCGGCCCGCTCGGCTCGGTGGCCCACCAGCTCGTCGGCGGCCTGCGCGCCTCCATGGGCTACGTCGGCTCCGCGAACATCGAGGAGCTGAAGGAGAAGGGCCGCTTCGTCCGCATCACGGCGGCGGGCCTGAAGGAGAGCCACCCGCACGACGTGCAGATGGTGACCGAGGCGCCGAACTACGCGCGGCGGTGAGCCGGTAGGTGTCGTGGACACCTCCCACGTGCTCCTCGAAAACGCAGACTGATCAAGCCCTGATACGTCCCCAGCGTCCCCGGTCGGGGATACTGGGGACGTAATCGTATGGAAGGGCCACACACGTGAC
Proteins encoded in this region:
- the guaB gene encoding IMP dehydrogenase, translated to MTDNVDGMPAKFAMLGLTYDDVLLLPGASEVLPNAVDTASRVSRNVKVNIPLLSAAMDKVTEARMAIAMARQGGAGVLHRNLSIEDQANQVDLVKRSESGMVTDPITVRPDATLVEADALCAKFRISGVPVTDAAGKLLGIVTNRDMAFELDRSRQVREVMTPMPLVTGKVGISGEDAIELLRRHKIEKLPLVDDSGVLKGLITVKDFVKAEKYPNAAKDAEGRLVVGAAVGVGDEAFDRAQALVEAGADFLVVDSAHGHSRGILDMIAKVKSNVRVDVVGGNVATRDGAQALIDAGADGIKVGVGPGSICTTRVVAGVGVPQVTAIYEAAQAANAAGVPLIGDGGLQFSGDIAKAIAAGADTVMLGSLLAGCEESPGEMVFINGKQFKSYRGMGSLGAMQSRGQARSFSKDRYFQDNVLSEDKLVPEGIEGQVPYRGPLGSVAHQLVGGLRASMGYVGSANIEELKEKGRFVRITAAGLKESHPHDVQMVTEAPNYARR